One Candidatus Paceibacterota bacterium genomic window carries:
- a CDS encoding rhodanese-related sulfurtransferase, which yields MQSSHNVILYYKYVTVEDPAALRDAQWKLCSELGLTGRVILAEEGINGTLEGESESIEVYCETLKKDARFADIVFKKSEGTGSSFPKLSIKVRNEIVSSGVKGVDPSKESAPYITPDELHKWYEEGREFYVLDMRNDYELAVGCLDKTVPSGMNTFRDVQKLPEKVKDLGDRPVVSVCTGGVRCEKATAHVLKQGGLKNVYQLQGGIDQYVKKYPGKHFKGKLYVFDGRVVMDTSSSDVVGHCELCEEKCERYINCKEAECNRHFICCTSCSSEDRGECCGRCVSSATSHTKE from the coding sequence ATGCAAAGCAGTCACAATGTCATTCTATATTACAAGTACGTTACCGTTGAAGATCCTGCTGCTCTTCGTGATGCCCAGTGGAAGCTGTGTAGTGAGCTTGGTCTGACCGGACGGGTTATTCTTGCTGAAGAGGGTATAAATGGAACCCTTGAGGGGGAATCAGAGAGTATCGAGGTGTACTGTGAGACACTCAAGAAGGATGCGCGATTTGCGGATATTGTTTTCAAGAAGAGCGAGGGCACCGGTTCTTCTTTTCCAAAACTATCGATAAAGGTACGTAATGAGATCGTGAGCTCGGGTGTGAAGGGAGTGGATCCTAGTAAGGAGAGTGCACCATATATTACTCCGGATGAACTGCATAAATGGTATGAAGAAGGTAGGGAGTTCTATGTGCTTGATATGCGAAATGACTACGAGCTTGCGGTCGGGTGTTTAGATAAAACAGTACCATCAGGCATGAATACCTTTCGTGATGTTCAAAAGCTTCCGGAAAAAGTAAAAGACCTTGGAGATCGCCCTGTTGTGTCTGTTTGTACCGGAGGGGTACGTTGTGAAAAGGCGACTGCTCACGTGCTTAAACAGGGAGGATTAAAGAATGTGTATCAGCTCCAGGGTGGAATTGATCAGTATGTGAAGAAGTACCCGGGAAAGCATTTCAAGGGGAAATTGTATGTATTTGACGGTCGTGTTGTAATGGATACTTCCTCGTCGGATGTTGTTGGTCACTGTGAGCTGTGTGAAGAAAAGTGCGAACGGTATATTAATTGCAAAGAGGCTGAGTGCAATAGGCATTTTATCTGTTGTACGTCGTG